A DNA window from Arachis duranensis cultivar V14167 chromosome 3, aradu.V14167.gnm2.J7QH, whole genome shotgun sequence contains the following coding sequences:
- the LOC107476421 gene encoding 11-oxo-beta-amyrin 30-oxidase isoform X2 — protein MEEGLFVTAVGLLMLAVGGWKLLNWLFLRPKKLETLLREQGFHGNPYSLFSNNNNNNSSSYNMKPMTFSDDKDIAPRVYSTADHAIIKFGKNSFYWEGQTLKVNITNPEHIKQVFTNNSYFKKEKPKLGRVAKLLGSGLPNYEDQQWHTHRKIINPAFHMEKLKLLTSTMVQCCHDVIHKWEEMLSSEGKCDIDVEPFIQNLACDVISRTAFGSSYQEGKRIFELLTKQARLIMRLKYIHIPGWWLLPTSVNRSMIKIDREMQASFEAIIRKREKAMKDGEEVNKSDLLGILLESNSKEIKEHGMSNREIVEECYTFYMAGQETTAVLIVWTMVMLSRYPEWQSRAREEVFQVFGNRKPDSDGLNRLKTSNTQQRYKDAKPITTCWS, from the exons ATGGAGGAGGGGCTGTTTGTCACGGCGGTTGGACTACTGATGCTGGCGGTGGGGGGATGGAAGCTGCTCAACTGGCTCTTCCTGAGGCCTAAGAAGCTTGAAACCCTTCTCAGGGAGCAAGGCTTCCATGGCAACCCCTACTCCCTCTtctccaacaacaacaacaacaactcctcTTCTTATAACATGAAGCCAATGACTTTCTCTGATGACAAGGACATAGCTCCACGTGTCTATTCTACAGCCGATCATGCTATCATCAAATTTG GGAAGAATTCATTTTACTGGGAAGGTCAGACACTGAAGGTCAACATCACAAACCCTGAGCATATTAAACAAGTTTTTACCAATAACAGTTACTTCAAGAAAGAGAAGCCTAAGCTGGGGCGTGTGGCCAAGTTATTGGGCTCTGGACTTCCAAATTATGAGGACCAACAATGGCACACACATCGAAAGATCATCAACCCTGCTTTCCATATGGAGAAATTGAAA CTTCTAACATCAACAATGGTCCAATGCTGCCATGATGTGATTCATAAATGGGAGGAGATGCTGTCTTCAGAGGGTAAATGCGACATTGATGTGGAGCCTTTCATCCAGAATCTGGCTTGCGATGTTATTTCCAGAACAGCCTTTGGAAGCAGTTaccaagaaggaaaaagaatatTTGAACTCCTTACTAAGCAAGCTAGACTTATAATGAGACTAAAATATATTCACATTCCAGGATGGTG GTTGCTTCCTACTAGTGTTAATAGGAGTATGATTAAAATTGATAGAGAGATGCAAGCATCATTTGAAGCTATCATCAGGAAAAGAGAGAAAGCAATGAAGGATGGTGAGGAGGTTAACAAGAGTGACTTATTAGGGATACTTCTGGAATCAAACagcaaagaaataaaagaacatggaATGAGTAATCGAGAGATAGTGGAAGAATGCTACACATTTTACATGGCAGGACAAGAAACCACGGCTGTTTTGATAGTATGGACAATGGTGATGCTAAGTAGGTATCCAGAATGGCAATCACGTGCGAGGGAAGAAGTCTTCCAAGTCTTTGGAAACCGAAAGCCAGACAGTGATGGCCTCAATCGCCTTAAAACC